In Paracholeplasma morum, a single genomic region encodes these proteins:
- a CDS encoding TrkH family potassium uptake protein gives MKLLKRIKKILFVTPARTILTIYLLFTLVGSFLLWLPISLKPGVKLDFIDAVFIAVSQISSTGLSPVSQADTFSLIGGVISIIIIQVGGLGIILLVASYWVIIGKKIGIKERNIIAAEQNQFSVKGIIKLITNAVIAIFAFQAIYIVSMTLYIYIAQPFSASFGESLFHALYLAASSFANAGFDFLPTNNSFVVFRGQVFPQVMTMIIVFVGGVGFWPLAEFTLWIKAKIRKTKHKISFITKLLVTSHFLFWIISALVYFVMEYENSMKGQSLTNIFLDVFFMSNSARSAGFYNTDITKWTEATRLFYSMLMFIGAAPNSSGGGIRMTTFFLLASGLISFGRHRKQVFFAGKAIKDVAVRKSYMVFALGIILVMFSTLLVSIIEPNRWSIMEVGFEISSAFGTAGLSLGLIPYLSVWSKLIFIVNMFIGRIGILTAVAILENKKETTNVVTYAEIDMLVG, from the coding sequence ATGAAACTTTTAAAACGAATCAAGAAAATATTATTTGTTACGCCAGCGAGAACCATACTTACGATTTATCTCTTATTTACTTTAGTAGGGTCTTTTTTATTATGGCTTCCAATATCTCTAAAACCTGGTGTTAAATTGGATTTTATTGATGCGGTTTTTATCGCAGTATCGCAAATATCTTCAACAGGGTTATCGCCTGTATCGCAAGCGGATACCTTTAGTTTAATTGGTGGAGTCATTTCGATTATAATCATTCAAGTTGGTGGTTTAGGTATTATATTACTTGTGGCTTCCTACTGGGTCATCATCGGAAAGAAAATAGGTATTAAAGAACGAAATATTATTGCTGCTGAGCAAAATCAGTTTTCAGTTAAGGGGATCATCAAACTAATTACCAATGCAGTAATCGCAATCTTTGCATTTCAAGCAATTTATATTGTGTCAATGACACTATACATCTACATTGCTCAACCCTTTAGCGCTTCATTTGGAGAGTCACTGTTTCATGCGCTGTATTTAGCAGCTTCATCGTTTGCTAATGCTGGATTTGATTTCTTACCGACTAATAACAGTTTTGTTGTATTTAGGGGTCAAGTATTTCCACAAGTTATGACCATGATTATTGTCTTTGTTGGTGGGGTGGGTTTTTGGCCATTAGCAGAGTTTACTCTATGGATTAAAGCGAAAATCCGTAAAACCAAACATAAAATATCATTCATCACCAAATTATTAGTTACTTCGCATTTTCTATTTTGGATTATTTCAGCATTGGTCTATTTCGTTATGGAGTATGAAAACTCAATGAAAGGACAATCCTTAACCAATATATTCTTGGATGTCTTCTTTATGAGCAATAGTGCAAGAAGTGCTGGATTTTATAACACAGATATCACCAAGTGGACAGAAGCAACCAGACTATTTTATTCAATGTTAATGTTCATTGGGGCTGCGCCAAACTCATCCGGTGGTGGCATACGTATGACGACATTTTTCCTACTTGCAAGTGGATTAATTTCATTTGGTAGACACAGAAAACAAGTCTTTTTTGCAGGTAAAGCGATTAAAGATGTTGCGGTTAGAAAATCCTATATGGTTTTCGCTTTAGGGATAATACTAGTGATGTTTTCGACACTATTGGTTTCGATTATCGAACCTAATAGATGGTCAATTATGGAAGTAGGATTCGAAATATCCAGTGCGTTCGGAACAGCGGGGTTGTCGTTAGGATTAATTCCTTATTTATCAGTATGGTCCAAACTAATCTTCATCGTCAATATGTTTATTGGACGTATCGGAATTTTAACTGCGGTTGCCATCTTGGAAAATAAAAAAGAGACGACAAACGTCGTCACTTATGCTGAAATCGATATGTTAGTAGGGTAA
- a CDS encoding superoxide dismutase yields MKYELPKLTYAYEALEPAIDARTMEIHHTKHHNAYVTNLNAALEKHPELTTKLEVLLADFNLIPEDIRMAVRNNGGGHYNHTLFWEILTPGGAKAPQGALLEAINHAFGSFENFKTLFGNAAKTRFGSGWAWLVVTPKGLVVTSTPNQDTPLAEGTPILGLDVWEHAYYLNYQNRRPDYVEAFFSVINWDIVSEKFTAAK; encoded by the coding sequence ATGAAATACGAATTACCTAAATTAACTTATGCTTATGAAGCATTAGAGCCAGCAATCGATGCAAGAACTATGGAAATCCACCATACAAAGCATCATAATGCATACGTAACAAACTTGAATGCAGCACTAGAAAAACACCCTGAATTAACTACAAAACTAGAAGTTCTTCTAGCGGATTTTAACTTAATCCCTGAAGACATCCGTATGGCTGTTAGAAATAATGGTGGCGGACATTATAACCACACATTATTCTGGGAAATCTTAACTCCAGGCGGTGCTAAAGCGCCTCAAGGTGCTTTACTAGAAGCAATCAACCATGCATTTGGTTCATTTGAAAACTTCAAGACTTTATTCGGAAATGCAGCTAAAACTCGTTTTGGATCAGGTTGGGCTTGGTTAGTAGTTACACCTAAAGGTCTTGTGGTTACTTCAACACCAAACCAAGATACACCACTTGCTGAAGGCACACCAATCTTAGGCTTAGACGTTTGGGAACATGCTTATTACCTAAACTACCAAAACAGACGTCCAGACTATGTTGAAGCATTCTTCTCAGTTATTAACTGGGATATCGTTTCTGAAAAGTTTACAGCAGCTAAGTAA
- the hpf gene encoding ribosome hibernation-promoting factor, HPF/YfiA family, which produces MKYDIIGKNGFEPTEAIKNYVIKRMNKVVSFFDPKLILDVRVVLKVYKDHHKVEVTVPAKGIILRSETSDQDMYTAIDKSVDKLISQIRKHKEKLKAHLTKKGNSKVFSDDFETEAIEKEILASTVVKNKEVKLEPMTVEEALMEMEMSGHDFYVFLNQATNRVNVAYIREDGDYAVIETK; this is translated from the coding sequence ATGAAATATGATATCATTGGAAAAAACGGTTTTGAACCAACCGAAGCAATCAAGAATTATGTGATTAAAAGAATGAACAAAGTCGTCTCCTTTTTCGATCCGAAACTGATTCTAGACGTGAGAGTGGTCTTAAAGGTTTACAAAGATCATCACAAGGTAGAAGTAACAGTCCCAGCTAAAGGCATCATCCTTAGAAGTGAAACAAGTGATCAAGACATGTACACAGCGATTGATAAATCTGTTGATAAATTGATCTCTCAAATTCGTAAACACAAGGAAAAATTAAAAGCGCATTTAACTAAGAAAGGCAACTCTAAAGTATTCTCTGATGACTTTGAAACAGAAGCCATTGAAAAAGAAATTCTTGCTAGTACAGTTGTTAAGAATAAGGAAGTTAAACTTGAACCAATGACGGTTGAAGAAGCCTTAATGGAAATGGAAATGTCAGGTCATGACTTCTATGTATTCCTTAATCAGGCCACAAACAGAGTCAATGTAGCTTACATAAGAGAAGATGGCGACTACGCTGTCATCGAAACAAAATAA
- the fusA gene encoding elongation factor G, whose protein sequence is MKVYETNQIRNIAILGHLGSGKTSIAEALLFSSNAIPSRGSIEGKNTVSDFMDEEKAKQGSLSTSLIPVEWNGIKLNFLDVPGTEELDNEIKQSLSVVKGAVLVIDASKGVEVGTERLWNEIRKMHIPAVIFVNKMDKENVKFEELLEEIREKLGKKAVPFCWPIGKNENFEGFVNVIEMKARIYNGVDSYDAPIWEEKKPKIEQLREMIMESVAETSEDLLEKFFGGEELTEEEINNGLRNGIYHGELTPLIVGSATKNIGIRTMLSMLSQYLPQPDSLRALEGTNPKTNEVVIRHTKDSEPFSGYVFKTTIDPFVGAINMIKVNSGTLKTGQEITIHDTGKSEKIGAMFTMMGKTQMPVDIAHAGDMVCVSKLENIHTGYTISDPKAPIYYPRTETLKPTIYVAITPKNKQDEDKISNALQRLNIEDPSFEIVRNKETSQQLLGGLGMTHINFILDRMKTVFKVEVSVEEPKVVYRETIKKKVEAEGKHKKQSGGAGQFGHVWIRFQPSDQLFEFTEEVFGGAVPKNYFPAVEKGLIDTFEHGPLAGFPVIFVKATLYDGSYHPVDSNEISFKLAASLAFKEAVKNAGPTILEPILKMYITVKDQYVGDVMGDMNKRRGRVLGMSQTEGGQIIEAEAPESEVQKYIIDLKAMTQGSGIFQREFVRYEEVPAHLIDGIIQKYKTDH, encoded by the coding sequence ATGAAGGTTTATGAAACAAACCAAATTAGAAACATTGCCATCCTAGGACATCTAGGATCTGGAAAGACCAGCATTGCTGAAGCGTTATTATTCTCTAGTAACGCGATTCCTTCACGTGGAAGTATCGAAGGAAAGAATACTGTATCAGACTTTATGGATGAAGAAAAAGCAAAACAAGGCAGCCTATCAACAAGTTTAATTCCTGTTGAGTGGAACGGTATCAAACTCAATTTTTTAGATGTACCAGGAACAGAAGAACTTGATAATGAGATAAAGCAATCACTATCGGTTGTTAAGGGAGCAGTTTTGGTCATCGATGCTTCAAAAGGTGTCGAAGTCGGCACCGAAAGATTATGGAATGAAATCCGCAAAATGCATATTCCTGCCGTTATTTTTGTCAACAAGATGGATAAGGAAAATGTTAAATTTGAGGAACTGTTAGAAGAAATTCGTGAGAAACTTGGTAAGAAAGCAGTACCTTTCTGCTGGCCAATTGGAAAGAATGAAAACTTCGAAGGATTTGTTAATGTTATTGAGATGAAAGCACGCATTTATAATGGTGTAGATTCTTATGATGCCCCAATTTGGGAAGAAAAGAAACCAAAAATCGAACAATTAAGAGAAATGATTATGGAATCTGTTGCAGAAACTAGTGAAGATTTGCTAGAGAAATTCTTTGGTGGCGAAGAATTAACAGAAGAAGAAATCAACAATGGTCTTAGAAATGGTATTTATCATGGTGAACTCACTCCATTAATTGTTGGTAGTGCAACTAAGAACATTGGTATTAGAACCATGTTAAGCATGCTATCACAATACTTACCACAACCAGACTCTTTAAGAGCTTTAGAAGGTACGAATCCAAAAACTAATGAAGTTGTTATAAGACATACGAAAGACTCAGAACCATTCTCAGGATACGTATTTAAAACCACAATCGACCCATTTGTTGGTGCGATTAATATGATTAAAGTAAACTCTGGAACACTTAAAACAGGCCAAGAAATTACGATCCATGACACAGGAAAATCTGAAAAGATTGGTGCAATGTTTACAATGATGGGTAAAACTCAAATGCCTGTTGATATCGCCCATGCCGGAGATATGGTGTGTGTTTCTAAGCTAGAGAACATTCATACTGGATACACTATTTCTGATCCAAAAGCGCCAATTTACTATCCAAGAACTGAAACACTCAAGCCAACTATTTATGTGGCAATTACCCCTAAAAACAAACAAGATGAAGATAAGATTTCAAACGCTCTACAACGCTTGAATATCGAAGATCCTTCATTTGAAATTGTAAGAAATAAAGAAACTTCTCAACAACTACTAGGTGGTTTAGGTATGACTCACATCAACTTCATTTTAGACAGAATGAAAACCGTCTTTAAAGTAGAAGTTTCTGTTGAAGAACCTAAAGTTGTTTACCGTGAAACAATCAAAAAGAAAGTTGAAGCAGAAGGTAAACATAAGAAACAATCTGGCGGTGCAGGTCAATTCGGACACGTATGGATTAGGTTCCAACCCTCTGACCAACTCTTCGAATTTACTGAAGAAGTATTTGGTGGAGCCGTTCCTAAAAACTACTTCCCAGCAGTAGAAAAAGGCTTAATAGACACATTTGAACACGGTCCATTAGCTGGCTTCCCAGTCATCTTTGTAAAAGCAACCCTTTATGATGGTTCTTACCATCCAGTTGACTCAAATGAAATATCATTTAAACTAGCAGCATCACTCGCTTTTAAAGAAGCCGTGAAGAATGCTGGACCTACTATACTCGAACCAATCCTTAAGATGTATATTACTGTTAAGGACCAATACGTTGGTGATGTCATGGGTGACATGAACAAACGTAGAGGTAGAGTTCTAGGTATGAGTCAAACAGAAGGCGGTCAAATCATTGAAGCAGAAGCCCCAGAATCCGAAGTACAAAAATACATTATCGACTTAAAAGCGATGACTCAAGGTTCTGGTATTTTCCAAAGAGAATTTGTTCGTTATGAAGAAGTACCTGCTCATTTAATTGACGGTATCATTCAAAAATATAAAACTGATCACTAA
- the yidD gene encoding membrane protein insertion efficiency factor YidD, whose protein sequence is MEKKSIRLIKWYQKNLSGNKHFVCRHKPSCSNYALGCYERFSFPKATFLTAKRILTCNPLFKPKYDPVPEKKTKESK, encoded by the coding sequence ATGGAAAAGAAGTCCATTCGACTCATTAAATGGTATCAGAAAAACTTATCTGGAAATAAGCATTTTGTCTGCAGACATAAGCCTTCTTGTTCCAATTATGCTTTAGGATGTTATGAACGCTTTAGTTTCCCAAAAGCTACTTTTTTAACTGCAAAAAGGATACTGACTTGTAATCCTCTTTTTAAGCCTAAGTATGATCCAGTTCCTGAGAAAAAAACTAAGGAATCAAAATAG
- a CDS encoding FeoA family protein — MTETTTTLDKVKLNQSAKVIGLNSTKKEIKRRLLDMGLTPGVIVHIKKIAPLGDPVDISIRDYNLCIRKEDLKQIEVIIL; from the coding sequence ATGACTGAAACGACTACCACTTTAGATAAAGTAAAACTCAACCAATCTGCCAAAGTCATTGGTTTAAACTCAACCAAAAAAGAAATCAAGAGACGATTACTAGATATGGGGTTAACCCCAGGTGTAATCGTCCACATTAAAAAGATTGCCCCTTTAGGTGATCCCGTAGATATCAGCATTAGAGATTACAATTTATGTATTAGAAAAGAAGACTTAAAGCAAATTGAGGTCATTATTCTATGA
- the feoB gene encoding ferrous iron transport protein B encodes MRIALIGNQNSGKTTLFNTLTGSNQKIGNWPGVTIEQKVGYIDNGKHEIIDLPGIYSLSPYTLEESISRAFLLQEKIDLIINIIDATQLERSLYLTTQLLELNIDMIICLNMADTFVKKGISIHKELLSQKLNTSIIEISALKKTGIQKLIQCINNKDYLKYKPLKIFNPNIEKTIQYLEDKISEPNKRFLSIKLLESDPIIEHTIDVSSLTKPLEKVYGYDFETIIASGRYAFIEKIKKESFVRIHHGDKLTESLDKLFLNKFLAIPIFGLVMFLIYYLSVGVVGTLTVDFVDGTISRFSSFMFDFLKDLGAHDFSASLVSDGIIAGVGSVLNFVPQLIILFILISALEGSGYMTRIAFFLDRLFKKFGLSGKSLIPFIIGSGCSVPGIMATRTIESQDERRISIMLTPFIPCSAKLPIIALFAGFFFPNNSGFVSFSLYMFSIVVILISALIMKTVFFKGQPSSYITELPNYRVPNFRYVFRDVYERVKEFISRAGTIILLSSVIIWFLSSYSFRLEYGVDVNESMLSYIGRGFAYLFYPMLGDLSWAASVSALQGLVAKEQVVSSLAVIGGLSAEITEGNIILNAPIYQFFTPQSAYAFMVFNLFSAPCFAAIGAMHKELGSRRKTWIAILFQTGLAYGLATLIFQLGTFIGGVL; translated from the coding sequence ATGAGAATTGCATTAATAGGAAACCAAAACAGTGGAAAAACAACCCTCTTTAATACCTTAACAGGAAGCAATCAAAAGATTGGAAACTGGCCAGGGGTGACGATTGAGCAGAAAGTAGGGTATATAGATAATGGCAAACATGAGATCATAGATTTGCCTGGGATTTATTCTTTATCGCCTTATACACTCGAAGAGTCTATATCAAGGGCATTTCTCCTTCAAGAAAAGATTGATTTGATTATTAACATCATCGATGCGACTCAACTTGAAAGAAGCTTATATTTAACTACGCAACTGCTTGAGTTAAACATTGATATGATTATTTGTCTTAACATGGCTGATACTTTTGTAAAAAAAGGCATCTCGATTCATAAAGAACTATTGTCACAAAAGCTCAATACTTCTATTATCGAGATTTCTGCATTAAAGAAAACCGGCATTCAAAAATTGATTCAGTGTATCAATAACAAAGACTATTTGAAGTATAAACCTCTTAAAATATTCAACCCTAATATTGAAAAGACCATTCAATACTTAGAGGATAAGATCAGTGAGCCTAATAAACGATTCTTAAGCATCAAATTATTAGAATCAGATCCCATTATCGAACACACAATAGATGTATCTTCCTTAACTAAACCGCTTGAGAAAGTTTATGGGTATGATTTTGAAACCATCATTGCTTCTGGTAGGTATGCCTTCATTGAAAAGATCAAAAAAGAATCATTTGTTAGAATTCATCATGGTGACAAACTAACAGAATCCTTGGACAAACTTTTTTTGAATAAGTTTTTAGCCATTCCTATTTTTGGACTAGTGATGTTCTTAATCTATTATCTATCGGTAGGCGTTGTTGGGACATTAACCGTTGATTTTGTTGATGGGACTATTAGTAGGTTTAGTTCGTTTATGTTTGATTTCTTAAAGGACTTAGGTGCACATGACTTTTCGGCTAGCCTCGTCAGTGATGGTATCATTGCTGGGGTAGGATCCGTATTGAATTTCGTCCCACAGCTCATCATTTTATTTATACTAATATCTGCTTTAGAAGGCAGTGGTTATATGACACGAATTGCCTTCTTCTTAGATAGATTGTTTAAGAAATTCGGGTTAAGTGGAAAGTCATTAATTCCCTTTATCATTGGTTCAGGGTGTAGTGTGCCTGGAATCATGGCTACTAGAACGATTGAGTCACAAGATGAGAGACGTATTTCGATTATGTTGACCCCTTTTATCCCTTGTAGTGCAAAACTACCAATAATTGCACTATTTGCTGGGTTCTTCTTTCCTAATAACTCCGGGTTTGTATCGTTTTCGCTTTATATGTTCTCGATTGTTGTCATCTTAATTTCTGCCCTCATCATGAAAACAGTCTTTTTCAAAGGACAGCCTTCAAGTTATATTACAGAGTTACCAAATTATCGAGTTCCTAATTTTAGATATGTTTTCAGAGATGTTTACGAAAGAGTTAAAGAATTCATTTCTCGTGCAGGCACAATCATCTTACTTTCAAGTGTCATCATCTGGTTTTTAAGTTCTTATTCTTTTAGATTAGAGTATGGTGTAGATGTTAATGAGTCTATGCTTTCTTATATCGGAAGAGGCTTTGCATACCTCTTTTATCCGATGTTAGGTGACCTGTCTTGGGCAGCTTCTGTCTCGGCACTTCAAGGGCTTGTAGCGAAGGAACAAGTGGTCTCCTCATTGGCTGTTATTGGTGGATTATCAGCAGAGATCACAGAAGGTAATATCATTCTAAATGCGCCGATTTATCAATTCTTTACCCCTCAATCCGCTTATGCCTTCATGGTCTTTAATCTATTTTCTGCACCATGCTTTGCGGCAATTGGCGCAATGCATAAGGAATTAGGCTCTCGTCGTAAAACCTGGATCGCCATTTTATTTCAAACTGGATTAGCTTATGGACTTGCTACTCTTATTTTCCAGCTTGGCACATTTATAGGAGGCGTCTTATGA
- a CDS encoding V-type ATP synthase subunit D — protein sequence MNNQVFPTKGNLIALQKSYDLAKKGYELMDRKRNILIREMMTMVEDVRHVRAELSKTYEQAYQALQEANITLGIVSDIAKSIPIDQNVSVSYRSVMGVELPMVTHEAEMVKITYGIGHTNTKFDFAYKSFQKVKELTVKLAEIDNATYRLANAIRKSQKRANALENIVIPRFEENIKFITESLEEKEREAFTRQKVIKKNQQAKK from the coding sequence ATGAATAATCAAGTATTTCCTACAAAAGGGAATTTGATTGCACTTCAAAAATCTTACGACTTAGCCAAAAAAGGCTATGAACTCATGGATCGTAAACGTAACATTCTAATTAGAGAAATGATGACCATGGTTGAGGATGTTAGACACGTTCGTGCTGAATTAAGTAAAACCTATGAACAAGCCTATCAAGCCTTACAAGAAGCCAATATAACGCTTGGGATCGTTTCTGATATCGCTAAATCAATCCCAATTGATCAAAATGTTTCAGTCAGTTACCGAAGCGTTATGGGTGTTGAGTTACCAATGGTTACTCATGAGGCAGAAATGGTCAAAATTACCTATGGTATTGGTCATACCAACACCAAGTTCGACTTTGCCTATAAATCCTTTCAAAAGGTTAAAGAATTGACTGTAAAACTGGCTGAGATCGATAACGCAACCTATAGACTTGCAAACGCGATTCGTAAGAGTCAAAAAAGAGCTAACGCACTAGAAAATATTGTGATTCCAAGATTTGAAGAAAACATAAAGTTCATTACAGAATCATTAGAAGAAAAAGAACGTGAAGCTTTCACTAGACAAAAAGTTATTAAAAAGAATCAACAAGCAAAGAAATAG
- a CDS encoding V-type ATP synthase subunit B — MNLQYKGLDEINGPLIYLEKTENVGYEEMVEIKLKNGETRYGRVVQIEGDKIAVQVFEGTQDISLFNTLSKFTGKPVEMALSKEILGRTFNGSGRPIDGLGDVFVDEKRDINGLPLNPVSRVYPRNYIQTGISSIDALTTLIRGQKLPIFSGSGMPHNELAVQIVKQAKIADGNGDNFCIVFAAMGVKNDVADYFRKSFEEAGVMHKVVMFLNLSNEPIIERTLTPRFALTAAEYLAYQHDMHVLVILTDITAYCEALREFSSSKGEIPGRKGYPGYLYSDLASIYERAGIVKSAKGSVTQIPILTMPNDDITHPVPDLTGYITEGQIVLSRDLNQLSIFPPVGVLPSLSRLMKDGIGDGFTRKDHSSVSNQLFASYAQVQDARSLASVIGEDELSPIDRQYIEFGKLFEKHFLNQGFETNRQITDTLDLGWDLLSVLPKDELHRVDQDLLDKYYSHERAVERFHIANKTYIKGIKDIRHE, encoded by the coding sequence ATGAATCTACAATATAAAGGACTAGATGAAATTAACGGGCCACTCATTTATCTAGAAAAAACCGAAAATGTCGGCTATGAAGAAATGGTCGAAATTAAGCTTAAAAATGGTGAAACACGCTATGGAAGGGTAGTGCAAATTGAAGGCGATAAAATCGCAGTTCAAGTCTTCGAAGGCACACAAGACATCTCTTTATTTAATACGCTATCGAAGTTCACTGGGAAACCCGTTGAAATGGCGTTGTCAAAGGAAATCCTAGGACGCACATTCAATGGTTCTGGTAGACCAATCGATGGACTTGGAGATGTTTTCGTTGATGAAAAACGTGATATCAACGGATTGCCTCTAAATCCAGTAAGCCGTGTTTACCCAAGAAACTATATTCAAACTGGTATCAGTTCAATTGATGCGTTAACAACACTCATTCGCGGACAAAAATTACCGATTTTCTCAGGTTCGGGGATGCCACATAATGAACTGGCCGTTCAAATTGTAAAACAAGCTAAAATTGCCGATGGCAATGGCGATAATTTCTGTATTGTGTTCGCTGCAATGGGCGTTAAAAATGACGTTGCAGACTACTTCAGAAAGTCTTTCGAAGAAGCCGGAGTCATGCATAAGGTGGTAATGTTTTTAAACCTCTCCAATGAACCGATTATCGAACGTACCCTTACCCCAAGATTTGCCCTTACTGCAGCAGAGTATCTAGCCTATCAACACGACATGCATGTGTTAGTAATCCTTACAGACATTACGGCATATTGTGAAGCGCTTCGTGAGTTCTCAAGTAGCAAAGGTGAAATTCCAGGTAGAAAAGGGTATCCTGGGTATTTATATTCGGATTTAGCAAGCATTTATGAAAGAGCAGGAATCGTTAAGAGCGCTAAAGGTAGCGTTACACAAATTCCAATTCTTACCATGCCTAATGATGACATTACCCATCCAGTACCTGACTTAACAGGCTATATCACAGAAGGACAAATTGTTTTAAGCAGAGACTTAAACCAATTATCTATTTTCCCACCTGTTGGGGTATTACCTTCTTTATCACGTCTGATGAAAGACGGGATTGGTGATGGCTTTACTCGTAAAGATCACTCTAGTGTATCAAACCAATTATTCGCCTCATACGCACAGGTTCAAGATGCAAGAAGTCTAGCTTCTGTTATTGGTGAAGATGAACTCTCTCCAATTGATAGACAATACATAGAATTTGGAAAACTATTCGAAAAACACTTCTTAAATCAAGGGTTCGAAACCAATAGACAAATCACCGACACTTTAGATTTAGGTTGGGACTTATTATCGGTTTTACCTAAAGATGAATTACATAGAGTTGACCAAGATTTATTAGATAAATATTATAGCCATGAGCGTGCAGTCGAAAGGTTCCATATTGCTAACAAAACATACATTAAAGGCATAAAGGATATTCGTCATGAATAA